From Zavarzinella sp., one genomic window encodes:
- a CDS encoding mechanosensitive ion channel family protein, whose translation MKISFFLLCSLIFLPTYVGAQPNLDPVQPKDGNPAPNGPVSVTDQVSDDDIRTRIVEILEATGYYTRVDVSVKKGVVFLKGETTSEVRRTWAGDTASKVEGVVAVFNGLKADEPIVDFRPTINGLLSLGSQFLELVPLLLLSLVILFFCWIIAKWTTRLVQYLFWPHISNPLLRGVIHRTSSMVIFLVGLYLILSIAGLTRLAGTVIGGTGLVGLILGIAFRDITENFLSSLFLSFQQPFQAGDLIELAGTTGYVQRMTYRVTILMSLDGNHIQVPNATVFKSKIINYTSNPNRRVDFLIAISYTDSVAKAQDLALQILTEHPAVLKDPEPLILVEDFGNMSISLRIYFWVNGLTHSQGKVRSSVMRLIKQSFQGHGMIHPDMTSFLNIFGHPAEIPQTTPEKPRRATEEIVLPPEAPETVAEGGFSSEDSAINTQASHSRTPEPGTNLLEDQPVSK comes from the coding sequence ATGAAAATCTCATTCTTCCTGCTCTGTTCTCTCATTTTTCTGCCCACGTACGTGGGGGCACAGCCGAATCTGGACCCAGTTCAGCCGAAAGATGGTAATCCCGCACCGAACGGGCCGGTTTCTGTGACCGATCAGGTCAGTGACGATGACATTCGAACCCGCATTGTGGAGATTCTGGAAGCCACCGGATACTACACCCGCGTGGATGTTTCCGTCAAAAAAGGGGTAGTGTTTTTGAAAGGCGAGACCACTTCGGAGGTGCGTCGCACGTGGGCGGGGGATACCGCTTCCAAAGTGGAAGGAGTGGTAGCCGTCTTCAACGGGCTGAAAGCAGATGAGCCGATTGTTGATTTTCGCCCCACCATCAATGGATTGCTCTCACTGGGCAGTCAGTTTCTGGAATTGGTGCCATTATTGCTGCTGAGCCTGGTGATCCTCTTTTTTTGCTGGATTATTGCCAAATGGACCACGCGGTTGGTGCAGTATCTGTTCTGGCCCCACATTTCCAATCCTCTATTACGTGGGGTGATCCACCGCACCAGCAGTATGGTGATCTTTCTGGTGGGCTTGTATCTGATTCTGTCGATTGCCGGATTAACCCGCCTGGCGGGTACGGTGATTGGTGGTACCGGGCTGGTGGGCCTGATTCTTGGGATCGCGTTCCGCGATATTACTGAAAACTTCCTATCCAGCCTGTTTCTGAGTTTTCAACAACCGTTTCAGGCGGGGGATCTGATTGAACTGGCAGGAACCACTGGCTATGTGCAACGGATGACTTACCGCGTTACCATCCTGATGTCGCTGGATGGCAACCATATCCAGGTGCCGAATGCCACGGTATTCAAATCGAAAATTATCAACTACACCAGTAACCCGAATCGCCGTGTCGACTTTCTGATTGCGATATCTTACACCGATTCGGTGGCAAAAGCCCAAGATCTGGCCCTGCAGATTCTGACAGAACACCCAGCGGTGCTAAAAGATCCCGAACCACTGATTCTGGTGGAAGATTTTGGCAATATGTCGATCAGTTTGCGCATCTACTTCTGGGTCAATGGTTTAACGCACAGTCAGGGGAAGGTGCGGTCTTCGGTGATGCGATTGATCAAACAATCGTTTCAGGGTCATGGGATGATCCACCCGGATATGACCAGCTTTCTGAATATTTTTGGGCATCCAGCGGAAATTCCTCAAACCACTCCGGAAAAGCCCCGCCGTGCCACAGAAGAAATCGTGCTGCCACCGGAAGCACCGGAAACTGTTGCCGAAGGTGGGTTTTCCAGCGAGGATAGTGCGATTAATACCCAAGCCAGCCATTCCCGCACGCCAGAGCCCGGCACGAACTTGCTGGAAGACCAACCAGTTTCCAAATGA
- a CDS encoding DUF4256 domain-containing protein, with protein MKASERKELLSTLQRRFEANTSLHPGLAWDSIATKLAKQPKKLVSLLEMESTGGEPDVIGYDPATDEYLFCDCSPESPTGRRSVCYDREGLESRKEQKPANSAVEMAASMGIELLDEKLYRKLQDLGEFDTKTSSWLVTPFAIRILGGALFGDRRYNAVFVYHNGAQSYYAARGFRGLLRV; from the coding sequence ATGAAGGCCAGCGAACGAAAAGAGCTGCTTAGCACCCTCCAACGTAGATTTGAAGCAAATACCAGCCTCCACCCGGGTTTGGCGTGGGATTCCATTGCAACAAAGCTGGCAAAACAACCGAAAAAGCTGGTGTCTTTGCTGGAAATGGAAAGCACCGGTGGGGAGCCCGATGTCATCGGGTACGATCCAGCAACGGATGAATACCTGTTCTGTGATTGCTCGCCGGAAAGCCCCACGGGACGTCGAAGCGTGTGTTACGATCGTGAAGGGCTGGAATCCCGCAAAGAACAAAAACCAGCGAACAGTGCGGTGGAAATGGCAGCCAGCATGGGCATTGAACTGTTAGATGAAAAGCTTTACCGTAAGTTACAGGACTTAGGTGAATTTGACACCAAAACTTCCAGTTGGCTGGTCACCCCATTTGCCATCAGAATTCTGGGTGGGGCACTTTTCGGCGATCGGCGTTACAATGCGGTGTTTGTCTACCACAATGGTGCCCAGTCGTATTACGCTGCCCGTGGTTTTCGTGGGCTATTGCGGGTTTGA
- a CDS encoding tetratricopeptide repeat protein: MAARTPRMQQIEELLAEDPTDSFLRYGLAMEYRSAGDDATAAELLKKLLQDTPYVPAYLMVGQLLNELGKWEEAITLLKQGIQQAQNQGNDHAAGEMQGLLATIE; the protein is encoded by the coding sequence TTGGCGGCACGTACTCCCAGAATGCAGCAGATTGAAGAGTTACTGGCAGAAGACCCCACCGACAGTTTTCTCCGGTATGGTCTGGCGATGGAATACCGCAGTGCGGGCGATGATGCCACCGCTGCGGAGTTGCTGAAAAAGTTGCTGCAGGATACTCCCTATGTGCCCGCCTACCTGATGGTGGGGCAATTGCTGAATGAACTGGGTAAGTGGGAAGAAGCCATTACCTTGTTGAAACAGGGCATTCAGCAGGCCCAAAATCAGGGGAATGACCACGCAGCAGGCGAAATGCAGGGCCTGCTGGCTACAATTGAGTAG
- a CDS encoding DUF4339 domain-containing protein yields MSQEWYYSVDGDRQGPVGPADLKKLADQGKLRPDDLVWKDGMQDWMPAKSVKGLFSATSSQSLPAATEQKPVDDARNVKKAAPVEDDEEEERPKKKKPRYDDEDEEEDDRPKKKSARYEDDEEEERPKKKKSRYDDEDEEEEQPKKKGISKTDFNFGSKTEEEDDRPKKKASSKSDFAFGADDEDEEDDRPRKKSRGKSYDDDDEEDDRPRKKRAVNRYDDEDDDDDDAPPRKKGLAKFDKEEIKSKKMVAGILGILLGGLGIHKFYLGFTGAGIIQILLNCVLAGGIIGLIEGIIYLTKDEKTFYQDYIVKKKQWF; encoded by the coding sequence GTGAGTCAAGAGTGGTACTACAGCGTCGATGGTGATCGCCAGGGACCGGTGGGTCCTGCCGACCTGAAAAAACTGGCAGATCAAGGCAAATTACGCCCGGATGATTTGGTGTGGAAAGATGGCATGCAGGACTGGATGCCAGCCAAATCGGTCAAAGGGTTGTTTTCTGCAACGAGTAGCCAGTCGCTTCCCGCCGCAACGGAACAAAAGCCGGTCGATGATGCACGGAATGTAAAAAAAGCCGCACCCGTGGAAGATGACGAGGAAGAAGAGCGGCCGAAAAAGAAAAAACCTCGTTATGACGACGAAGACGAAGAAGAGGACGATCGACCGAAGAAGAAAAGTGCTCGTTACGAGGATGACGAGGAAGAAGAACGGCCGAAAAAGAAAAAATCTCGTTATGACGACGAAGACGAAGAAGAGGAACAACCAAAGAAGAAGGGAATCTCCAAGACAGACTTCAACTTTGGTTCCAAAACCGAAGAGGAAGATGACCGACCAAAGAAAAAGGCCAGCTCAAAGAGCGACTTTGCTTTTGGTGCTGATGATGAGGATGAGGAAGACGATCGCCCACGCAAAAAAAGCCGTGGCAAGTCGTACGACGATGATGATGAGGAAGATGACCGCCCACGGAAGAAACGTGCGGTGAATCGATACGACGATGAAGATGACGACGATGACGATGCCCCACCACGGAAGAAGGGTTTGGCAAAGTTCGACAAGGAAGAAATTAAAAGCAAAAAAATGGTTGCTGGCATATTAGGCATTTTACTCGGCGGCTTGGGCATCCATAAATTCTATCTTGGATTTACAGGCGCAGGCATTATTCAGATATTACTGAATTGTGTCCTTGCGGGTGGTATCATTGGCTTGATTGAAGGTATTATTTACCTGACAAAAGACGAGAAGACTTTTTATCAGGACTACATTGTTAAAAAGAAACAATGGTTCTAA
- a CDS encoding TIGR03067 domain-containing protein, which translates to MKTILGMMCAFLVVASTYAEEKPVAKFDDAALKGTWTTVKGWNNGNKVEEANLEGDITFEKGVITIKSKDITHKMSFKIDPKGKPMHIDMEGLDGPAKGFTTVGIIEVEKDSMKLAYAFPGGKRPTAFESKKDSMVFYFELKKKK; encoded by the coding sequence ATGAAGACGATTTTGGGAATGATGTGTGCGTTTTTGGTGGTTGCAAGCACTTATGCAGAAGAAAAACCAGTTGCGAAGTTCGATGATGCCGCACTGAAAGGCACCTGGACTACGGTGAAAGGTTGGAATAACGGAAACAAGGTGGAAGAAGCGAATCTGGAAGGGGATATTACTTTTGAAAAGGGCGTGATTACGATCAAATCAAAGGATATTACCCACAAAATGTCGTTTAAGATCGATCCCAAAGGCAAGCCGATGCACATTGATATGGAAGGTCTGGATGGACCTGCAAAGGGCTTTACAACAGTAGGAATTATTGAAGTGGAAAAGGATTCGATGAAGCTGGCCTACGCATTTCCCGGTGGCAAACGCCCCACCGCGTTTGAAAGCAAAAAGGATTCGATGGTGTTCTATTTCGAACTGAAGAAAAAGAAGTAA
- a CDS encoding phenylacetate--CoA ligase family protein, whose product MKSISRVKITFYLEWNPAMLRTLNARLLRPLWAMKQGNPLYRHLHLLERRQFDSPETIQHRTWELVQAQLRHAWETVPFYRTHWQRAGLHPNDIRTIADLQHLPIVTKDHIRKELTSLRSIRTDLGTIHWKTTSGSTGVPLKVAIDEPALRWKQACTLRSDQWSGYQVGDRVAKVWGNPEYRHFGWKGRLVNHFIDRAVYLDTLHVNDQRLHAFAKDLTRKQPGLLFGHAHSLYLLAVFCKKHHYHVRPGGIISAAMMLHHWQKQLMEQVFQTPVTNRYGCEEVSLIASECEAHRGLHINSDSVHLEFADDTRFPNGKSLLVTDLVNRAMPLIRYQVGDVVVPSSRTCSCGRGLPMLEELFGREADYVLSPTGELISGISLTENFAMHIPGAAQIQLVQDLPTHLQVRLVPGEEYGPASAKKIGELVRATFGPAMTYDVELLDSLPQEKSGKYRFCISPVAQRYLQELAA is encoded by the coding sequence ATGAAGTCCATCTCACGTGTTAAGATAACCTTCTACTTGGAATGGAATCCAGCGATGCTACGCACCTTGAATGCCAGATTACTCCGCCCATTGTGGGCAATGAAGCAGGGAAATCCCCTTTATCGCCACCTTCATCTGCTGGAACGGCGGCAATTCGACTCTCCCGAAACCATTCAGCACCGCACGTGGGAACTGGTGCAGGCCCAACTGAGGCATGCGTGGGAGACCGTACCCTTTTACCGCACCCACTGGCAACGTGCGGGGCTGCATCCTAACGATATTCGCACGATTGCGGATCTGCAGCACCTGCCAATCGTGACGAAAGACCATATCCGCAAAGAACTTACGTCGCTTCGCTCGATCCGCACCGACCTAGGCACGATTCACTGGAAAACTACGTCTGGCTCCACGGGCGTGCCACTAAAGGTGGCGATTGATGAACCGGCACTGCGTTGGAAACAGGCCTGCACCCTGCGTAGTGATCAATGGAGTGGGTACCAAGTGGGGGATCGGGTGGCAAAAGTCTGGGGCAATCCGGAATATCGCCACTTCGGCTGGAAAGGACGCCTGGTAAACCACTTTATCGACCGAGCGGTCTATCTGGATACTTTACATGTCAACGATCAGCGTTTACATGCATTTGCAAAGGACTTAACGCGAAAACAGCCCGGCTTACTCTTTGGGCACGCTCATTCACTGTATCTGCTGGCCGTGTTCTGCAAAAAACACCACTACCACGTGCGGCCAGGTGGGATCATTTCTGCCGCGATGATGCTGCACCACTGGCAGAAACAGTTGATGGAACAGGTATTTCAAACACCCGTCACCAATCGCTATGGGTGCGAGGAAGTCAGCCTGATTGCCAGCGAATGTGAAGCCCACCGTGGGCTGCATATCAACAGCGATTCGGTGCACCTGGAATTTGCCGATGATACCCGCTTTCCCAACGGTAAGTCCTTACTGGTAACGGACTTAGTGAACAGAGCTATGCCACTGATTCGTTATCAGGTAGGCGACGTGGTGGTGCCCAGCTCCCGCACCTGTTCGTGCGGACGTGGCCTGCCGATGCTTGAAGAATTGTTTGGTCGCGAGGCCGACTACGTGCTGTCACCCACCGGGGAGTTGATTTCCGGCATTTCGCTGACAGAAAATTTCGCCATGCACATCCCGGGTGCGGCCCAGATTCAACTGGTTCAGGACCTCCCCACTCACCTGCAGGTGCGACTGGTACCTGGCGAAGAATACGGCCCCGCATCGGCAAAGAAAATAGGCGAGCTGGTTCGCGCAACCTTCGGCCCAGCAATGACTTACGATGTGGAACTGCTGGACTCACTACCGCAGGAAAAATCTGGAAAATACCGCTTCTGTATCTCGCCGGTGGCCCAACGCTACCTGCAGGAGTTGGCAGCATGA
- a CDS encoding glycosyltransferase, whose translation MKLISVVIATRNYAHYLQETIESVLYQTLQNWELIVVDDGSTDPTPEVLKKYESNPRIRTVRTTGIGQAGAKNLGASLAQGDWIAFLDGDDLWEPEKLRLQAELIDVNPHAAVVYTGRAGIDGAGNPIEITHHVMHRGKVTDALFVQNFICFSSSMVRKDVWQKTGGFDPHLALGIDYELWLRLSIEHSFDYVDVPLVRYRTGHANLSRRVGERVKIALGTMRKYERFVGPSARRAGYSSTYRTRGWYYRDKKLVQSLADYLHATWYDGRLLQTFKSLLGIVAHRLQVK comes from the coding sequence ATGAAACTGATTTCCGTGGTGATTGCCACACGAAACTATGCCCACTATCTGCAGGAAACCATCGAATCGGTGCTGTACCAGACATTGCAGAACTGGGAACTGATCGTCGTGGATGACGGTTCAACCGATCCCACGCCAGAAGTATTAAAAAAATATGAGAGCAATCCCCGGATTCGCACGGTGCGGACAACAGGCATTGGCCAGGCAGGTGCGAAAAATCTGGGTGCCAGCCTGGCACAGGGCGACTGGATTGCCTTTCTGGATGGCGATGATCTCTGGGAACCAGAAAAGTTACGGCTGCAGGCAGAGTTGATCGACGTAAACCCTCATGCAGCAGTAGTTTACACCGGTCGCGCTGGCATTGATGGTGCGGGAAATCCCATTGAAATCACGCACCACGTGATGCACCGTGGAAAAGTGACCGATGCCCTGTTTGTGCAGAACTTTATCTGCTTTTCCAGCAGTATGGTTCGCAAAGATGTGTGGCAGAAAACGGGTGGATTTGATCCCCACCTGGCATTGGGAATCGACTACGAACTGTGGCTCCGCCTATCGATCGAACATTCATTTGACTATGTAGATGTGCCGTTGGTGCGTTACCGCACAGGCCATGCGAATTTATCGCGTCGGGTGGGGGAACGGGTGAAAATTGCCCTGGGTACGATGCGAAAATATGAACGATTCGTGGGTCCCTCGGCACGTCGGGCGGGCTATAGTTCCACGTATCGCACGCGGGGCTGGTATTACCGAGATAAAAAACTGGTGCAATCGCTGGCAGATTACCTGCACGCCACGTGGTACGATGGCAGGTTGCTGCAGACATTCAAGTCGTTACTGGGCATTGTGGCCCACCGGCTGCAGGTGAAGTAG
- a CDS encoding DUF1080 domain-containing protein has product MKFSWIAVALFAIVGTTQADEWKSLFNGKDLTGWSGVKEYWTVEDGAITGKTDGNIPNNSFIVWDGKLKDFELKLQFKIVGGNSGVQYRAKLVDKEKFIISGYQADIDSAARKQQYNGILYEERGRGFLCNRGTKTWIDEKGARHELRVTPDADVLAKLKGDAWNEYEIIAKANHLVQKINGQVTAEVIDFQKDKRAMEGLLAFQIHRGMGNMVVQFKDIKLKELTDCTELTPADMPIPAEAKNLNPPKKVAPKKK; this is encoded by the coding sequence ATGAAATTCTCATGGATTGCAGTGGCACTGTTCGCCATTGTGGGCACCACCCAGGCGGACGAGTGGAAATCGCTGTTCAACGGCAAAGATCTGACCGGTTGGAGCGGCGTGAAAGAGTACTGGACTGTCGAAGACGGTGCCATTACTGGCAAAACCGATGGCAACATTCCCAACAACAGCTTTATTGTGTGGGATGGCAAACTGAAAGATTTTGAACTGAAACTGCAATTCAAGATCGTTGGTGGCAATTCCGGCGTGCAGTATCGTGCGAAACTGGTGGACAAAGAAAAGTTCATTATTTCGGGCTACCAGGCAGATATTGATTCCGCCGCACGCAAACAGCAGTACAACGGTATTCTGTACGAAGAACGTGGCCGTGGATTCCTGTGTAATCGTGGCACCAAGACCTGGATTGATGAAAAAGGTGCCCGCCACGAACTACGTGTGACACCGGATGCCGATGTGTTGGCAAAATTGAAAGGCGACGCTTGGAATGAATACGAGATTATTGCCAAAGCCAACCACCTGGTGCAGAAGATCAATGGTCAGGTGACTGCCGAAGTGATCGATTTCCAGAAAGATAAGCGGGCAATGGAAGGGCTGCTGGCATTCCAGATTCACCGAGGCATGGGCAACATGGTGGTGCAGTTCAAGGATATCAAGCTGAAAGAACTGACTGATTGCACAGAATTGACCCCAGCCGACATGCCGATCCCAGCCGAAGCCAAGAACCTGAACCCACCGAAGAAAGTCGCACCGAAGAAAAAGTAA
- a CDS encoding WD40 repeat domain-containing protein — protein MIDLHYFPEPAFHQERLIWADWLEDHDLPDQAAQVRAQSWAALANGELAVLTGHTDYVYDVAYSPDGQRIVTGSKDETAKLWDADTGKELGTLTGHRGSVNSVAFSPDGKRIVTGSTDDTAKVWDTDTGKELRTLTGHTYIVESVAFSPDDQQIVTGSRDDTAKVWDADTGKELRTLTGHTGSVYSVAFSPDDKRIVTGSTDNTAKVWDADTGEVLRTLTGHTGSVLSVAFSPDGKRIVTGSKDETAKLWDADTGKELHTLTGHTDFVESVAFSPDGKRIVTGSYDKTAKLWHAE, from the coding sequence ATGATAGACCTTCACTATTTCCCTGAACCGGCATTTCACCAGGAGAGGTTGATATGGGCCGATTGGCTGGAAGATCATGATCTCCCCGACCAGGCTGCCCAGGTGCGAGCACAGTCTTGGGCGGCCTTAGCCAATGGCGAGTTAGCAGTTCTCACGGGGCACACGGACTATGTGTATGACGTAGCGTACAGCCCGGATGGCCAGCGGATCGTCACCGGCAGCAAAGACGAAACCGCGAAGCTGTGGGACGCCGACACAGGCAAAGAACTTGGCACCCTGACTGGGCACAGAGGCAGTGTGAATAGCGTAGCGTTCAGCCCGGATGGCAAACGGATCGTCACAGGAAGCACAGACGATACCGCGAAGGTGTGGGACACCGACACGGGCAAAGAACTCCGCACCCTGACCGGGCACACTTATATTGTGGAGAGCGTGGCGTTCAGTCCGGACGACCAGCAGATCGTCACCGGCAGCAGAGACGATACCGCGAAGGTGTGGGACGCCGACACGGGCAAAGAACTCCGCACCCTGACCGGGCACACGGGCTCTGTGTATAGCGTGGCGTTCAGTCCGGATGACAAACGGATCGTCACCGGAAGCACGGACAATACCGCGAAAGTGTGGGACGCCGACACGGGTGAAGTACTCCGTACCCTGACCGGGCACACGGGCTCTGTGCTTAGCGTGGCGTTCAGCCCGGACGGCAAGCGGATCGTCACCGGCAGCAAAGACGAAACCGCAAAGCTGTGGGATGCCGACACGGGCAAAGAACTCCACACCCTCACAGGGCACACGGACTTTGTGGAAAGTGTGGCGTTCAGTCCGGATGGCAAACGGATCGTCACCGGCAGCTACGACAAGACCGCAAAGCTGTGGCACGCCGAGTAA
- a CDS encoding P-II family nitrogen regulator: MKLILAIIQPSRLEIVKEALNQVAVYRLTVVDVYGFGRQKGQSEVFRGHEVAVNMVRKVQLQIAVNEDFVEPTVNAIVQAGRTGTDGRVGDGKIFILPMDDCVRIRTGERGPEAI, encoded by the coding sequence ATGAAGCTGATTTTAGCCATTATCCAACCATCACGACTGGAAATTGTGAAAGAAGCATTAAATCAGGTGGCAGTCTACCGCCTGACGGTGGTGGATGTATACGGGTTCGGCCGCCAGAAGGGTCAGTCGGAAGTCTTTCGTGGGCATGAAGTTGCGGTAAATATGGTGCGTAAGGTGCAGCTTCAGATTGCAGTAAATGAAGACTTTGTAGAGCCCACGGTGAATGCGATTGTGCAGGCAGGCCGGACTGGCACCGATGGCCGGGTAGGAGATGGGAAAATTTTCATTTTGCCCATGGACGACTGTGTCCGCATCCGCACCGGCGAACGTGGCCCCGAGGCGATATGA